Proteins encoded within one genomic window of Synechococcus sp. PCC 7335:
- the argJ gene encoding bifunctional ornithine acetyltransferase/N-acetylglutamate synthase: MADWQVVTGGVTAPKGFRAAGIAAGLKPSGSPDLALIVSDCEAIAAGVFTTSQVRAACVDYCQELLETKPSARAIFCNAGQANACTGEQGKQDAIASANAISTALNLPENSTLIASTGVIGQRIKMAQLQAGIPKLVSSLSDEGGAYADRAIVTTDLITKSIALETQMGDRPVRIGGTAKGSGMIHPNMATMLAFVTCDAAVSSPLWQDMVRRATTKSFNQITVDGDTSTNDCLLALANGESRTPAITEPGPEADKLEAMLTEVCIHLAKSIARDGEGATCLIEVSITGAMSDRAAGQIARTVAGSSLVKSAIFGRDPNWGRIAGAAGRAGTPFDQTELSIALGDFTLMMDGTPQSFDRAAASAYLKQCAERSTLAMSKILLSSTQSSNDLVIADTQAPFERQSDAIEALSHPVVISVSVGNGPGAAKAWGCDLSYDYVRINAEYTT; this comes from the coding sequence ATGGCAGACTGGCAAGTGGTTACAGGCGGCGTCACCGCACCCAAAGGATTTCGGGCCGCAGGGATTGCAGCAGGATTGAAACCTTCTGGCTCGCCTGATCTAGCGCTGATTGTCTCTGACTGTGAGGCGATCGCAGCGGGCGTATTTACAACCAGTCAAGTTCGCGCTGCCTGTGTTGATTACTGTCAAGAACTGCTCGAAACTAAGCCATCGGCCAGAGCCATTTTCTGCAATGCTGGTCAGGCCAATGCCTGTACAGGAGAACAAGGAAAACAGGATGCGATCGCTAGCGCCAACGCGATCAGCACGGCTCTTAACCTGCCCGAAAACAGTACGCTGATAGCCTCTACAGGCGTCATCGGTCAGCGTATCAAGATGGCACAGCTGCAAGCGGGTATTCCCAAACTCGTCAGTAGCCTTTCTGATGAAGGTGGAGCGTACGCTGACAGGGCCATTGTCACGACCGATTTGATCACTAAATCCATCGCCCTCGAAACCCAGATGGGCGATCGCCCTGTCCGCATTGGCGGAACAGCCAAAGGTTCTGGCATGATTCATCCAAATATGGCCACCATGCTTGCGTTTGTGACCTGTGACGCCGCTGTCTCATCCCCGCTATGGCAAGATATGGTCCGCCGAGCAACCACTAAAAGCTTTAATCAAATTACTGTCGATGGAGACACTAGCACTAATGACTGTCTGCTTGCCCTAGCCAATGGAGAATCACGCACGCCTGCTATCACCGAGCCTGGACCGGAAGCGGACAAGCTAGAAGCGATGCTCACAGAAGTTTGCATTCACTTAGCTAAGTCTATTGCCCGCGATGGAGAAGGGGCTACTTGCCTGATTGAAGTTTCGATCACAGGGGCTATGAGTGATCGCGCAGCCGGTCAAATCGCTCGCACAGTTGCGGGGTCATCTCTGGTCAAATCTGCCATATTTGGTCGCGATCCGAACTGGGGCCGGATTGCTGGAGCTGCCGGACGGGCGGGCACTCCCTTTGATCAAACCGAACTTAGCATTGCTCTGGGGGACTTCACTTTAATGATGGACGGTACACCTCAGTCTTTTGATCGGGCCGCTGCAAGTGCTTATCTAAAACAGTGTGCTGAACGTAGCACCCTAGCAATGTCCAAAATTTTGCTCAGTAGCACCCAAAGTAGTAACGATCTAGTCATTGCTGATACTCAAGCTCCTTTTGAACGTCAGAGCGATGCGATAGAAGCGCTATCTCATCCAGTAGTCATTTCTGTTAGCGTAGGAAATGGTCCTGGCGCTGCGAAAGCCTGGGGCTGCGATCTGAGCTATGACTACGTCAGGATCAATGCAGAATACACTACTTAA
- a CDS encoding TIGR02281 family clan AA aspartic protease has protein sequence MARRPFFHRFILLPSLVGFACYACQPISTITDISSENETPTKRASSASDQPAQQNSQQDDLGLGRSAAANTTNLAKATEAASEATKANSIRASLDAYQLGIELAVSADTLSQSAISPDDWNLVLSRWTRAADQLKQVTADSEHYPSAQQKIADYTHNATQTQARIKQLQTEVHVPLASIPAASLEKAASQGDRTADQAAGNQRVRVPIVRRLHGTPVVQVTFNGSRTYDMILDTGASRTLITRQMANELGIETIEQMVAATASDAEVTFDIGQARTISMGSLTLKDARVSIGGAISIGLLGNDFFAGYDVIIRSRENVVELVKS, from the coding sequence ATGGCTCGCCGTCCCTTTTTTCATCGCTTCATATTATTGCCTAGTTTGGTCGGATTCGCGTGCTACGCTTGTCAGCCGATATCTACAATCACAGACATCAGTTCAGAGAATGAAACGCCCACCAAGCGAGCTAGTTCGGCTAGTGATCAACCTGCGCAGCAAAATAGCCAGCAGGACGACTTAGGATTAGGACGCTCAGCCGCTGCGAATACAACCAATCTAGCTAAAGCTACTGAAGCCGCATCTGAAGCTACAAAAGCTAACTCGATTCGAGCCTCCTTAGATGCTTATCAACTGGGGATAGAGTTAGCCGTTAGTGCCGATACGCTTAGCCAATCTGCGATCTCTCCAGACGATTGGAATCTGGTGCTTAGCCGATGGACCAGAGCAGCTGATCAGCTTAAGCAAGTCACTGCCGATAGTGAACACTATCCATCTGCTCAGCAAAAAATAGCAGACTATACCCATAACGCCACCCAAACCCAAGCCAGAATTAAACAGCTTCAAACCGAGGTCCATGTTCCTTTAGCCTCTATTCCTGCGGCTTCCTTGGAGAAAGCAGCGTCCCAAGGTGATCGCACTGCAGATCAAGCAGCAGGCAACCAGCGGGTGCGGGTTCCAATTGTGCGACGGCTGCACGGGACGCCAGTAGTACAGGTCACGTTCAACGGTAGTCGAACCTATGACATGATCTTAGACACGGGCGCTAGCCGTACATTGATTACCCGGCAAATGGCCAACGAACTAGGGATAGAAACGATAGAACAGATGGTGGCAGCGACCGCTAGTGATGCTGAGGTTACTTTTGATATTGGTCAGGCGCGTACTATCTCGATGGGTTCGCTGACTTTGAAGGATGCGCGAGTGAGCATCGGCGGTGCCATTAGTATTGGTCTGCTAGGCAATGACTTTTTTGCAGGGTATGACGTGATTATCCGATCTAGAGAGAACGTAGTCGAACTGGTGAAATCTTAG
- the carA gene encoding glutamine-hydrolyzing carbamoyl-phosphate synthase small subunit gives MFNPAAQPALLVLEDGSIYRGWSFGATGTSMGEVVFNTGMTGYQEVMTDPSYCGQMVTFTYPELGNTGVNPEDEESVRPYIKGAIAKNVCDRPSNWRSTQSLSDYLIDHQIPGIHGIDTRALTRKLRSVGAMNGILSSEILDPDELLRQLQTLPSMEGLNLVKEVTTDKVYEWKEITEENWAFTASDTDLVNSQGVDQPPLTVVAIDFGIKRNILKRLASYGCKVIVVPADTSAEDVLSYRPDGIFLSNGPGDPAAVTGAPAVTQALLASELPTFGICMGHQILGLSLGADTFKLKFGHRGLNQPCGLTEQIEITSQNHGFALDAGSIDEEQVEITHLNLNDQTVAGIRHRQLPVFSVQYHPEASPGPHDADYLFANFVQAMRERSRSSQGQVPEQK, from the coding sequence ATGTTTAACCCCGCTGCCCAACCTGCTTTGCTTGTCTTAGAAGATGGCTCTATATACAGAGGCTGGTCTTTTGGGGCGACGGGTACATCGATGGGAGAAGTCGTTTTCAATACGGGCATGACCGGCTATCAAGAAGTCATGACTGACCCAAGCTACTGCGGTCAGATGGTAACGTTCACCTATCCAGAGCTAGGAAATACCGGGGTCAACCCAGAGGATGAAGAGTCGGTGCGACCTTATATCAAAGGGGCGATCGCAAAAAATGTATGCGATCGGCCAAGCAACTGGCGCTCTACCCAGTCCCTAAGCGACTACCTGATAGATCACCAGATTCCTGGCATTCATGGTATCGATACTAGGGCACTCACCAGGAAGCTGCGCAGCGTCGGCGCGATGAATGGCATTCTCTCTAGCGAAATCTTAGACCCAGACGAGCTGCTCAGACAGCTACAGACGCTGCCTTCTATGGAGGGACTTAACCTAGTCAAAGAAGTCACCACCGATAAAGTTTACGAGTGGAAAGAAATCACTGAAGAAAACTGGGCCTTTACTGCCTCAGACACCGATTTAGTAAACTCTCAAGGCGTTGATCAACCTCCTTTAACTGTTGTCGCCATTGACTTTGGCATTAAACGTAATATCCTCAAGCGCCTTGCTAGCTATGGCTGTAAAGTCATTGTTGTACCAGCCGACACCTCCGCCGAAGACGTCTTGAGCTACCGGCCTGACGGTATTTTTCTTTCTAATGGTCCCGGGGATCCCGCTGCTGTCACGGGTGCTCCTGCAGTGACCCAAGCGCTGCTAGCGAGCGAGCTGCCGACCTTTGGAATCTGCATGGGTCATCAGATCTTGGGACTATCTCTGGGCGCAGACACTTTTAAGCTCAAGTTTGGACATCGCGGCCTCAATCAGCCCTGTGGTCTTACCGAACAGATAGAAATCACGAGTCAAAATCATGGGTTTGCCCTCGACGCAGGTTCTATCGACGAAGAGCAAGTAGAAATTACGCACCTTAACCTCAACGATCAGACCGTTGCTGGCATTCGTCATCGGCAGCTGCCTGTGTTCTCGGTGCAGTACCACCCAGAGGCTAGTCCAGGCCCTCATGACGCCGACTATCTATTCGCTAATTTTGTCCAAGCCATGCGCGAGCGATCGCGCTCATCTCAAGGGCAGGTACCTGAGCAGAAGTAA
- a CDS encoding STAS domain-containing protein: MSLRGTREVRGKCQIFRLTGLLDAFSEPTFLKVLNKYIEDGPAHIILDLSTIDFVDSSGLGALVRLVKKAKGESGSVQVVSNPRVTQTVKLVRLEQFLSLQPNVEAALENLKN; this comes from the coding sequence GTGAGTCTAAGAGGCACCCGCGAAGTTAGAGGGAAATGTCAAATCTTCCGCCTTACTGGACTTTTAGACGCTTTTTCTGAGCCCACTTTCCTTAAGGTTCTCAACAAGTATATTGAGGACGGTCCAGCTCATATCATCTTGGATCTCTCTACGATAGACTTTGTTGATAGCTCCGGCTTGGGTGCACTCGTTCGTCTGGTCAAAAAGGCAAAAGGTGAGAGCGGCAGCGTTCAAGTGGTCAGTAATCCTCGGGTTACTCAAACGGTTAAACTAGTTCGATTAGAACAGTTCTTATCTTTACAGCCCAACGTAGAGGCTGCGCTCGAAAATCTTAAAAATTGA
- a CDS encoding Mini-ribonuclease 3, which yields MGNSPDQSFKQLIDAQFVDARACPTSEYNRLSASELNTISPISLAYIGDAVFELYVRSRLLIPAQRIRDYHHQVVTQVKAEQQSHFVDLLSPVLTDAEKDIVRRGRNATTGKSRRARGQDYQKATGLESLIGFLYLTDQPRLISLLNQLSDKAGF from the coding sequence ATGGGAAATTCTCCCGACCAAAGCTTCAAGCAGCTGATAGATGCGCAGTTTGTAGATGCTAGGGCATGTCCCACATCAGAGTACAACCGACTAAGCGCTAGCGAGCTGAATACGATTTCTCCGATTTCGTTAGCCTATATCGGGGACGCTGTTTTTGAGCTGTATGTGCGATCGCGTCTTCTTATTCCTGCCCAACGCATTCGCGACTATCATCATCAGGTCGTGACTCAGGTCAAAGCAGAACAGCAGTCGCACTTCGTTGATCTGCTTAGTCCTGTTCTCACGGATGCTGAGAAAGATATTGTCAGAAGAGGCCGAAATGCAACTACTGGTAAAAGCCGGCGAGCCAGGGGGCAGGACTACCAAAAAGCAACCGGCCTAGAAAGCCTCATTGGGTTTCTCTATCTCACTGACCAGCCTAGATTAATTAGCTTATTGAACCAGCTATCCGACAAAGCTGGCTTTTAG